AACAGAAATGCAATCATACTTTCAAAAACGACGGGTTCTTCAATAATTCTTCGGTTCTTATCCCAAACTCACGTTACTTTAAATGTTTGGTAAAAAATGACGTGAGTGTGTCAAAAGGGATTAACTCCACTTTGTCATATAAATCTACGTGACCCGCATTGGGAACGATATACAATTCTTTGGGTTCGGCTGCACGTTTGTAGGCATCCTCACTAAACTCTCTTGAGTGAGCCTGATCGCCCGTGATGAAAAGCATAGGACGAGGGGAAATCGTTTCTATGTCATTAAACGGATAAAAATTCATGAACTTAACATTACTGGTCAATGTCGGATGCGTTGTGAGTTCCGGCGATCCTCCTCTAGGCGTGTATTCACCTCGCGGAGTGCGGTAGAAATCATAAAACTCACGCTGGATGGGTTCTGTGTTTTCATCTAACTTATGTACAGTCCCGCTTGTGTATTTAGTTTCACCGTCGGTAAACTCTACATAACGTTGCTTTGCAGCCTCCTCTATAATTTTCTTTCGCTGCTCAAGGGTCTGCGAATGGTTAAGTGCATTTCGGCTGGCTGCTCCCATATCGTACATACTGACAGTTGCGATCGCTTTCATTCTTGGGTCAATCTTAGCGGCACTGACTACAAAACTTCCGCTGCCACAAACTCCAATTACACCTATTCTGTTCCTGTCAACAAATGGGCGTGTGCCGAGAAAATCAACTGCTGCACTGAAATCTTCAGCATAAATATTAGGTGCAACAGCGTTGCGTGGTTCGCCCTCACTCTCACCCCAGAAAGATAAGTCAAGAGATAAAGTCACAAACCCTCGTTCAGCCATATTTGCAGCATACACGTTGGCACTTTGTTCTTTTACAGCTCCCATAGGATGCCCAACAACGATCGCCGAATGTTTTTCACTTCGATCTAAATTCTTGGGAATAAATAGATGCCCCGCAACATTCATTTTGTATTGGTTTTTAAAAGTAACCTCATACATTGCCACGTTATCGCTTACTTTAAAGGTTGTGTATCTTTCAGGTGATATTTGTTCCATTTCTGCTGTTTGTTTTGATTGTTCTTTTTGTGCTGTTTGTGTGTAAGCTTGCCCGCTTATCATCAGAGTCGCCATTGCTAAAATTAATACATATTTCATCTTCACTTTACTTACTCCTCGATCTGTACTTATCGCTTATTTTCTGAATGTAAGCATTGGCGGCAATGCTGCTAAAAGTTTTAGCAGCATTGCTAGTAAAAACGCTTTTCCCGAATCTTTATACCGTTTGTCCGCCGTCAGCTACTAGCGCGTGACCTGTCACAAAGGATGAAGCATCCGAGCAAAGCCAAATGACAGCATCGGCAATCTCTTCCGGTGTTCCCGCTCTACCTATCGGTTCCTGAGAAATAGCTCCTTTGCGCCCTTCTTCTGTTCCGCCCGTGAATCTATCCATCATCGGCGTATCAATGATGCCCGGAGCCACGACATTAATCCTGATCTTGTCTGTTGCATAATCCAGAGCTGCCGAGCGGGTCAGACCAATGACTCCATGCTTCACTGCTGTATAAGCTGCTTGTCCTTTAAATCCTTTGACTCCTGCGCCGGAAGATGTGTTGACAATGGCACCACCGCCGCTTTTGAGGATCAGGGGAATTTGATACTTCATGCCAAGAAAAACACCTTTCAGGTTGATATTCATCTGGCGATCGAATTCTGACTCGGTAATATCAGCCAATGGTGTTCCCGGATGATCGACACCGGCATTATTGAAGGCGTAATCCAGTCGTCCATACGTCTCGATAGTTTGATCAAGTGCCGCTTTGACATCTTCTGCCCGTCGCACATCACACTTGATAGCAATAGCTTCTCCGCCTTCCTGTTTGATACGATTTATTCCCTCTTCAAGGTGTTTATCGGACGAACCGACAATCACCACGCTGGCACCTTCTTTTGCAAATGCCAGAGCGGTAGCCAAGCCGATACCTGTTCCGCCGCCAGTGATAAAGGCAACCTTGTCTTTAAATAAGTTATTTTCTTTCGTTTCCATAATCTTTAGATCCTCTGCTGTATGAGTTCAATTATGCGGGCGTGAAAACAGATAGCGTGAGGACGTTCATCGAAAAAAACCGGACAATTCTCTAAAAATCTGCCGCGCGACGTGCTGAAGAGAAACAAAGCGTTTAAGATTAAATTTATGAACCCCAAAGAAGCAGAATTTGAAAAGCGAAGGATGCAGCTCAACCGGGAAGAGCTGATCGAAAGAATGATTCGTATTGCTCCCGAAAACAGCCTTTTGGAAGTGTTTCCGGGCATTTTCATATATCAATCATCGAAACCGACCGAGAGCCAGGTATCCGTATTAAAGCCCGCCTTCTGCGTCATCGCCCAGGGGAGCAAGGATGTCCTTTTGAACGATGAATTATTTCACTACGACTCCGGTCATTACTTAATCTCGACGCTCGATCTGCCGATTATGAGTAATGTCGTCGAAGCGTCCGAGGAAAAACCTTATTTGAATCTTCGGATAGACCTCGATCCGGCACTTGTGGCTGCGGTGATGATTGAATCCGGTATCGAAACTAAAAAAAGCGGCGACAGAGTTAAGGCGATGGATGTCAGCCCGGTTGATGCCGATTTGCTGGAAGCGGTCGTCAAATTGGTGAAACTATTTGACACGCCGGACGAAATGAAGTTTCTCGCGCCGCTCATCATCCGCGAGATCATCTACCGGCTTTTGAAAGGAAAACAGAGCGCGCGGCTCAGCCAGCTTATCACTACGGAAGGCGACGCGCAGCGCATCTCCAGGGTTGTCAGGCAAATCCGCGAGAACATTGATCAGCCGCTGAAAATCGAAGATACAGCCCGCGAACTCGGCATGAGCGTGTCAGGCTTTCACTCTCATTTCAAGTCTGTTACGGCAATGAGTCCCTTGCAGTTCCAGAAACAAATACGGCTTCAGGAAGCACG
The DNA window shown above is from Chroococcidiopsis sp. SAG 2025 and carries:
- a CDS encoding alpha/beta hydrolase, whose amino-acid sequence is MKYVLILAMATLMISGQAYTQTAQKEQSKQTAEMEQISPERYTTFKVSDNVAMYEVTFKNQYKMNVAGHLFIPKNLDRSEKHSAIVVGHPMGAVKEQSANVYAANMAERGFVTLSLDLSFWGESEGEPRNAVAPNIYAEDFSAAVDFLGTRPFVDRNRIGVIGVCGSGSFVVSAAKIDPRMKAIATVSMYDMGAASRNALNHSQTLEQRKKIIEEAAKQRYVEFTDGETKYTSGTVHKLDENTEPIQREFYDFYRTPRGEYTPRGGSPELTTHPTLTSNVKFMNFYPFNDIETISPRPMLFITGDQAHSREFSEDAYKRAAEPKELYIVPNAGHVDLYDKVELIPFDTLTSFFTKHLK
- a CDS encoding AraC family transcriptional regulator translates to MNPKEAEFEKRRMQLNREELIERMIRIAPENSLLEVFPGIFIYQSSKPTESQVSVLKPAFCVIAQGSKDVLLNDELFHYDSGHYLISTLDLPIMSNVVEASEEKPYLNLRIDLDPALVAAVMIESGIETKKSGDRVKAMDVSPVDADLLEAVVKLVKLFDTPDEMKFLAPLIIREIIYRLLKGKQSARLSQLITTEGDAQRISRVVRQIRENIDQPLKIEDTARELGMSVSGFHSHFKSVTAMSPLQFQKQIRLQEARRLMLGENMDVASASFRVGYDDSSYFSREYKKLFGMPPHRDITKLRSNLGQ
- a CDS encoding glucose 1-dehydrogenase, with amino-acid sequence METKENNLFKDKVAFITGGGTGIGLATALAFAKEGASVVIVGSSDKHLEEGINRIKQEGGEAIAIKCDVRRAEDVKAALDQTIETYGRLDYAFNNAGVDHPGTPLADITESEFDRQMNINLKGVFLGMKYQIPLILKSGGGAIVNTSSGAGVKGFKGQAAYTAVKHGVIGLTRSAALDYATDKIRINVVAPGIIDTPMMDRFTGGTEEGRKGAISQEPIGRAGTPEEIADAVIWLCSDASSFVTGHALVADGGQTV